One part of the Streptomyces sp. AM 2-1-1 genome encodes these proteins:
- a CDS encoding SigE family RNA polymerase sigma factor gives MRKSRVEDFREFAAGCAGHLYRSASLLTGGDVHLAEDLVQETLGRMYMLWGRIHRIDNPAAYAQTVLVRAFLTHRRRRSSGERPVAEVPDAVHPGAGEDPVLRMTLLDALDRLSPKDRAVVVLRYWEDRSIEQTAEALRVSPAAVRTRCVRALARLRTLLGGSLAEFVAH, from the coding sequence ATGAGGAAGTCGCGTGTCGAGGATTTCAGGGAGTTCGCGGCGGGGTGTGCGGGTCATCTGTACCGCTCCGCATCGCTGTTGACCGGTGGCGACGTGCATCTCGCCGAGGATCTCGTGCAGGAGACGCTCGGCCGGATGTACATGCTGTGGGGACGGATCCACCGGATCGACAACCCGGCCGCCTACGCCCAGACCGTGCTCGTCCGCGCCTTCCTCACCCACCGCAGGCGCCGCTCCTCCGGTGAACGCCCGGTGGCGGAGGTGCCGGACGCGGTGCACCCGGGGGCGGGCGAGGACCCGGTCCTGCGCATGACGCTGCTCGACGCCCTCGACCGGCTCTCCCCGAAGGACCGGGCGGTGGTGGTGCTGAGGTACTGGGAGGACCGCAGTATCGAACAGACAGCCGAGGCGCTCCGGGTCAGCCCGGCGGCCGTACGGACGCGGTGCGTACGGGCGTTGGCCCGGCTGCGCACCCTGCTCGGCGGCAGCCTCGCCGAGTTCGTCGCCCACTGA
- a CDS encoding aminoglycoside phosphotransferase family protein yields MDTGHLLGSGRSADVYALDDSWVLRRYRDEADATPELVVMSYLSAFGFPVPRIGPPADGAGPGDLVLQRLAGPTMAQALMAGSLDARQGGEMLATLLRELHALPPRLSPDPEVRILHLDLHPENVMLTERGPVVIDWSNTTEGPPGTDRAMSALILAQLSLTPGFPAAEGVRILLTALLTAMAGDGGITPDDLAGAVARRSADPYLSVAERAVLGTAAALVAAHGS; encoded by the coding sequence ATGGACACTGGCCATCTTCTGGGCTCGGGACGCAGCGCCGACGTGTACGCACTCGACGACTCCTGGGTCCTGCGCCGCTACCGCGACGAAGCCGACGCCACTCCCGAACTGGTGGTGATGTCCTACCTCTCCGCCTTCGGCTTCCCGGTACCACGCATCGGCCCGCCGGCCGACGGGGCGGGCCCCGGCGATCTCGTCCTGCAACGGCTGGCCGGCCCGACCATGGCCCAGGCGCTCATGGCCGGCTCCCTCGACGCCCGACAGGGCGGCGAGATGCTCGCCACCCTGCTGCGCGAGCTGCACGCGCTGCCGCCCCGGCTCTCCCCCGACCCGGAGGTCCGCATCCTCCATCTCGACCTGCACCCCGAGAACGTGATGCTGACCGAGCGGGGTCCGGTGGTGATCGACTGGAGCAACACCACCGAGGGCCCGCCCGGGACGGACCGGGCCATGTCCGCGCTGATCCTGGCGCAGCTCTCCCTCACCCCCGGCTTCCCGGCGGCGGAGGGCGTCAGGATCCTGCTCACCGCCCTGCTCACCGCCATGGCCGGGGACGGGGGGATCACCCCGGACGACCTCGCCGGTGCCGTCGCCCGCCGGTCGGCGGACCCGTACCTCTCCGTGGCGGAACGCGCGGTGCTCGGTACGGCGGCGGCGCTGGTGGCCGCACACGGCAGCTGA
- a CDS encoding LCP family protein, protein MGGTRGRKSAPAAGSSHRRAGGKSGRLTRRGRIVAWTAGIGAVCVLGAGGAAAWVYNDLDGNIHGAHLDGKLGDDRPENLSPGSRNILVVGSDSRSGANARYGGMEGGTMHSDTLMVLHIPENRKWAAVVSLPRDSWVRIPACDKGDGTTSEVHHFKINEAFSLGGTSGEVADAAACTIKTIEANTGLRIDNFVSVEFQGFKGMVNALDGIEVCPEQAIHDEKAHLDLEAGCQTVRDEKALGYVRARYSVGDGSDTGRIGRQQEFMSALAKKAKSKMTDPVALYKLLQSLTKSLTTDDELADAKSLTDLASELKGVPEDRLTFLTVPSYPREADVPTDKANVVWQYPQAATVFTALAKDEEIDKKSLEAGAKDPLYASSVHVRVLNGSGTEGKAAAVAERLREAGFTVTGTGNAPHPGRTAVTYPPGFADRAAVLASQVPGAHAVEDAGAPAGEVTLVVGAELDVDDLR, encoded by the coding sequence ATGGGTGGAACACGCGGACGGAAGAGTGCGCCGGCGGCCGGGAGCTCGCACCGGCGAGCGGGCGGGAAGTCCGGCAGACTGACGCGGCGTGGCCGGATCGTCGCCTGGACCGCCGGCATCGGTGCCGTGTGCGTCCTCGGCGCCGGCGGTGCCGCGGCGTGGGTCTACAACGACCTGGACGGCAACATCCACGGCGCCCACCTCGACGGCAAGCTCGGCGACGACCGCCCGGAGAACCTCAGTCCCGGCTCACGGAACATCCTGGTCGTGGGCTCCGACAGCAGGTCCGGGGCGAACGCCCGGTACGGGGGCATGGAGGGGGGCACCATGCACTCCGACACGCTGATGGTGCTGCACATCCCGGAGAACCGGAAGTGGGCCGCGGTCGTGTCCCTGCCCCGCGACTCCTGGGTGCGCATACCGGCCTGCGACAAGGGCGACGGTACGACCTCGGAAGTCCACCACTTCAAGATCAACGAGGCGTTCTCGCTCGGTGGTACGAGCGGCGAGGTAGCCGACGCCGCCGCTTGCACCATCAAGACGATCGAGGCCAACACGGGCCTGCGCATCGACAACTTCGTGTCGGTCGAGTTCCAGGGGTTCAAGGGCATGGTCAACGCCCTGGACGGGATAGAAGTCTGCCCCGAGCAGGCCATCCACGACGAGAAGGCCCACCTCGACCTGGAGGCCGGCTGCCAGACGGTCAGGGACGAGAAGGCGCTCGGCTACGTGCGTGCCCGCTACAGCGTGGGCGACGGCTCCGACACCGGACGCATCGGCCGCCAGCAGGAGTTCATGTCGGCGCTGGCCAAGAAGGCCAAGTCCAAGATGACCGACCCCGTCGCCCTCTACAAGTTGCTGCAGTCCCTCACCAAGTCCCTCACCACGGACGACGAACTGGCCGACGCGAAATCCCTCACCGACCTCGCGTCCGAGCTGAAGGGCGTCCCCGAGGACCGCCTGACGTTCCTCACCGTTCCCAGCTATCCGCGCGAGGCCGACGTCCCGACGGACAAGGCCAATGTGGTGTGGCAGTACCCGCAGGCCGCCACCGTCTTCACCGCTCTGGCCAAGGACGAGGAGATAGACAAGAAGAGCCTGGAGGCGGGCGCGAAGGATCCGCTGTACGCGTCCTCCGTGCACGTGCGTGTCCTGAACGGATCCGGCACCGAGGGGAAGGCCGCCGCGGTCGCCGAGAGACTGCGCGAGGCCGGGTTCACCGTCACGGGGACCGGCAACGCGCCCCACCCCGGCCGCACCGCCGTGACCTACCCTCCGGGCTTCGCCGACCGGGCCGCGGTCCTCGCGTCCCAGGTACCCGGCGCGCACGCCGTCGAGGACGCCGGAGCCCCGGCGGGCGAGGTCACCCTGGTGGTCGGCGCCGAACTGGACGTCGACGACCTGCGATAG
- a CDS encoding alpha/beta fold hydrolase, with product MTAPSTGTNPWLRRYHAAGADSVSLVCFPHAGGSAGYFHPFSAALAPEVGVVAVQYPGRQDRYAEPPFEDLGELAEAIHQQLAALSGPLAFFGHSMGASVAFEVARLRELGGAGAPLMLFASGRRAPGTRRPGPVGPLDDAAVLAQMKGLGGAHTGLLENPELAELVLPAARSDYRAVAGYTCPPGTVIHSPITVLTGADDPLTTADEADAWRHHTTGPCTVHTFPGGHFFLEPESGPVLATVSGILARLGT from the coding sequence ATGACCGCACCGAGCACGGGGACCAACCCCTGGCTCCGCCGCTACCACGCCGCCGGGGCGGACTCCGTCTCCCTGGTGTGCTTCCCGCACGCCGGCGGATCGGCGGGATACTTCCACCCGTTCTCGGCGGCGCTCGCTCCCGAGGTCGGCGTGGTGGCCGTCCAGTACCCGGGGCGCCAGGACCGCTACGCCGAGCCGCCCTTCGAGGACCTCGGCGAGCTCGCCGAAGCCATCCATCAACAACTGGCCGCGCTGTCGGGCCCGTTGGCCTTCTTCGGCCACAGCATGGGCGCATCCGTCGCCTTCGAGGTGGCACGGCTCCGCGAACTGGGTGGCGCCGGGGCGCCGCTGATGCTCTTCGCCTCCGGCCGCCGCGCCCCGGGCACCCGCCGCCCGGGGCCGGTCGGCCCGCTGGACGACGCGGCGGTCCTCGCCCAGATGAAAGGGCTCGGCGGCGCCCACACCGGGCTGCTGGAGAACCCGGAGCTCGCTGAACTGGTACTGCCCGCCGCCCGGAGCGACTACCGCGCTGTCGCGGGCTACACCTGCCCGCCCGGTACGGTCATCCACTCCCCCATCACCGTGCTGACCGGCGCCGACGACCCCCTCACCACCGCGGACGAGGCCGACGCCTGGCGCCACCACACCACCGGCCCCTGCACCGTGCACACCTTCCCGGGCGGCCACTTCTTCCTGGAGCCCGAGTCCGGCCCCGTCCTCGCGACGGTCTCCGGAATCCTGGCGCGCCTCGGCACGTGA
- a CDS encoding MBL fold metallo-hydrolase gives MTLTALDPVVPLHELRQVAEGVHAYLQPDGGWCLNNAGIVLDGNGPVLVDTAATEARARQLRGVVRELSAKPVSILVNTHSHGDHTFGNHLFGEATVVAHRRAAEEMADHGLSLTSLWPDTDWGHVEAGFPRVVFDDRMTLPTSTSPVEVLHFGPGHTAGDAVVWLPGQRVLFTGDLVFSGATPFVLMGSVAGSLRVLDRLRSLDPLVVVPGHGPVGGAELLEANAEYLRWVARLARGGIAEGLTPLQLARATDLGPHAELLDSERLVGNLARAYAEQRGARLAAPLDVPAVFGEMVDYRGSHPHCAA, from the coding sequence ATGACGCTCACCGCACTCGACCCGGTGGTACCGCTGCACGAGCTGCGGCAGGTGGCGGAGGGCGTCCACGCCTACCTCCAGCCCGACGGCGGATGGTGCCTCAACAACGCGGGAATCGTGCTGGACGGCAACGGCCCCGTACTGGTGGACACCGCCGCGACCGAGGCACGCGCCCGGCAGTTGCGCGGGGTCGTGCGCGAACTCAGCGCGAAACCCGTGAGCATCCTCGTCAACACCCACAGCCACGGTGATCACACCTTCGGGAACCACCTCTTCGGCGAGGCCACCGTGGTCGCACACCGGCGGGCGGCCGAGGAGATGGCCGACCACGGTCTCTCGCTCACCTCCCTCTGGCCCGACACCGACTGGGGCCACGTGGAAGCCGGCTTCCCCCGGGTCGTCTTCGACGACCGCATGACGCTGCCCACGTCCACCTCCCCGGTGGAGGTGCTGCACTTCGGACCCGGACACACCGCGGGCGACGCCGTGGTGTGGCTGCCGGGCCAACGCGTGCTGTTCACCGGCGACCTGGTGTTCTCCGGTGCGACACCCTTCGTCCTCATGGGGTCGGTGGCGGGCAGCCTGCGGGTCCTCGACCGGCTGCGGTCCCTGGACCCGCTCGTCGTGGTTCCCGGACACGGACCGGTCGGCGGCGCCGAACTTCTGGAGGCGAACGCCGAATACCTCCGGTGGGTGGCCCGCCTGGCCCGCGGGGGCATCGCCGAAGGGCTGACACCGCTGCAGCTCGCCCGGGCGACGGACCTCGGACCCCACGCCGAACTCCTCGACAGCGAAAGGCTGGTGGGAAACCTCGCCCGCGCCTACGCGGAGCAGCGGGGAGCGCGGCTCGCGGCTCCGCTGGACGTGCCGGCCGTCTTCGGCGAGATGGTCGACTACCGCGGGTCCCACCCGCACTGCGCCGCATGA
- a CDS encoding antibiotic biosynthesis monooxygenase family protein, with protein sequence MNSVIVLVNVFEVRGSEAEFERAFTDLSASVRARPGFLHHRLLRPRDGSPTYINVAEWENEQSLRDALSHPEVTRRLAPLAALATGTPTICHPVLDGFPPEV encoded by the coding sequence GTGAACTCCGTGATCGTCCTGGTCAATGTCTTCGAAGTCCGCGGATCCGAGGCCGAGTTCGAGCGCGCTTTCACGGATCTGTCCGCGTCTGTGCGGGCGCGGCCCGGCTTTCTCCACCACCGGCTGCTCCGCCCCCGAGACGGCAGCCCGACGTACATCAATGTCGCCGAGTGGGAGAACGAGCAGTCGCTGCGCGACGCACTGTCGCACCCCGAGGTCACCCGGCGCCTGGCTCCCTTGGCGGCACTGGCGACCGGCACACCGACGATCTGCCACCCCGTGCTCGACGGCTTCCCCCCGGAGGTATGA
- a CDS encoding MFS transporter: MDSTTHQDASEATIGHSGRTMTVTAIATFMVSLDQLVVTTALTKIRESLHTGLQGLEWTVNAYTLTFAVFLLTASALAERFGRRRLFMIGIVLFTGASALAALAPSIGVLIAARAIQGLGSAIVLPLSLTLLSAAVPPSKRGAALGVWGGVGGLGVALGPVIGGFITESASWQWIFWLNVPIGIVLLALSFSWLTESHGPVARLDLVGTVLACLGLFGVVVSIIRGDSAGWTSAQTLGTGLGGLALLVAFAVWETRTPHPMLPMRLFSGRAFTTVNLLSLFMFFGMFGSIFLITQYLQTALGYSPFAAGLRFLAWTGVVLIAAPLGGGLSDKIGGKPIIVAGLVLQSVGLLWLALGITTGSSFPDLVPAFLCNGFGMGLYFGPSGNVVMGSVRREEEGIASGANNAIRELGGVFGVAVLAAVFAGQGGYDTKAHYVHGLHAALWVGFVFVALGAVTAMLLPKDRPAPAVAKSEPASGATTDEPERTLVTVE; encoded by the coding sequence ATGGACAGCACCACACACCAGGACGCGTCCGAGGCCACCATCGGCCATTCCGGGCGCACCATGACCGTGACCGCCATCGCCACGTTCATGGTCTCCCTCGACCAGTTGGTCGTGACCACCGCGCTGACCAAGATCAGAGAGAGTCTCCACACCGGGCTCCAGGGGCTCGAGTGGACGGTCAACGCCTACACCCTCACCTTCGCCGTCTTCCTGCTCACGGCTTCCGCGTTGGCGGAGCGCTTCGGGCGCCGGCGGCTCTTCATGATCGGCATCGTCCTGTTCACCGGGGCGTCCGCGCTGGCCGCGCTGGCCCCGAGCATCGGCGTGCTCATCGCGGCCCGTGCGATCCAGGGTCTCGGCTCGGCCATCGTGCTGCCGCTCAGCCTCACCCTCCTGTCCGCCGCGGTCCCGCCGAGCAAGCGCGGAGCCGCCCTCGGCGTCTGGGGCGGGGTCGGCGGGCTGGGGGTCGCCCTGGGCCCCGTGATCGGCGGCTTCATCACCGAGTCGGCGTCCTGGCAGTGGATCTTCTGGCTCAACGTGCCGATCGGCATCGTGCTCCTCGCGCTGTCCTTCTCCTGGCTGACGGAGAGCCACGGCCCGGTGGCCCGGCTCGACCTGGTCGGTACCGTGCTGGCCTGCCTCGGCCTCTTCGGTGTGGTGGTCTCGATCATCCGCGGCGACTCGGCGGGCTGGACCAGCGCCCAGACCCTCGGCACCGGCCTCGGCGGCCTCGCCCTGCTGGTGGCCTTCGCCGTCTGGGAGACGCGCACGCCCCACCCGATGCTTCCCATGAGGCTCTTCTCGGGACGCGCCTTCACCACGGTGAACCTGCTCTCGCTCTTCATGTTCTTCGGGATGTTCGGCTCGATCTTCCTGATCACCCAGTACCTGCAGACCGCCCTGGGCTACTCGCCCTTCGCCGCCGGCCTGCGCTTCCTCGCCTGGACCGGAGTGGTGCTCATCGCGGCTCCGCTGGGCGGCGGCCTCTCCGACAAGATCGGCGGCAAGCCGATCATCGTGGCCGGCCTGGTCCTGCAGAGCGTGGGCCTGCTCTGGCTGGCTCTCGGCATCACCACGGGGAGCTCCTTCCCCGACCTGGTGCCCGCCTTCCTCTGCAACGGCTTCGGCATGGGCCTGTACTTCGGTCCGTCCGGCAACGTCGTGATGGGCTCGGTGCGCCGGGAGGAGGAGGGCATCGCCTCCGGAGCCAACAACGCGATCCGTGAACTCGGCGGAGTGTTCGGTGTGGCCGTGCTCGCCGCGGTCTTCGCCGGCCAGGGCGGTTACGACACCAAGGCGCACTACGTGCACGGACTGCACGCCGCTCTCTGGGTCGGCTTCGTCTTCGTCGCGCTCGGCGCGGTCACCGCGATGCTGCTGCCCAAGGACCGCCCCGCGCCCGCGGTGGCGAAGTCCGAGCCGGCGTCCGGCGCCACCACCGACGAGCCGGAGCGCACGCTCGTCACCGTCGAGTAG
- a CDS encoding MarR family transcriptional regulator has product MDTASGPSASVDGLDGPEFRSWISLVHAYGHVSKSLDRSLTQELDISLVWFEVLARLSTAEDGRMRLLQLSRHLVVSKASVTKLVDRMERAGLVRRETPPEDRRAVYAALTPSGEAMLAKALPLQVRNIRAALSGVGRSELDSLRETLDGVIRTYDDTWRTHG; this is encoded by the coding sequence ATGGATACCGCGTCCGGACCGTCCGCCTCCGTCGACGGGCTCGACGGGCCGGAGTTCCGCTCGTGGATCTCCCTGGTGCACGCCTACGGGCACGTTTCCAAGTCCCTGGACCGCTCCCTGACGCAGGAACTCGACATCTCGCTCGTGTGGTTCGAAGTGCTCGCCCGGCTCAGCACCGCCGAGGACGGCCGGATGAGGCTGCTCCAGCTCAGCCGTCACCTGGTGGTCTCCAAGGCGAGCGTGACGAAGCTCGTCGACCGTATGGAGCGCGCCGGCCTCGTCCGGCGGGAGACTCCGCCGGAGGACCGGCGCGCCGTCTACGCGGCCCTCACGCCGAGCGGTGAGGCGATGCTGGCGAAGGCGCTGCCGCTCCAGGTGCGCAACATCCGCGCGGCGCTCTCCGGGGTGGGCCGGAGCGAACTCGACAGCCTGCGGGAGACCCTCGACGGCGTCATCCGGACGTACGACGACACCTGGCGCACCCACGGCTGA